The Actinosynnema mirum DSM 43827 genomic interval TGAGGTGTGCGCGGGGATGATGTTGGGGGCGGCCCCGCCCCTGGTCACGACGCCGCTGATCATCTGGCCGGGCTCGAAGTGCTGCCTGGCCAGTCCGATGGCGACCTGCGCGACGGTGAGCGCGTCGCCGGCGTTGATCCCCCGGTGGGGCGCGGCGGCGGCGTGCGAGGGGCGGCCGGTGTAGCGGACCTCCAGGTCCGTGAGCGCGAGCGAGCGGGCCGCCACCGCCTCGTAGGGGGCGGGGTGGACCATCATCGCCAGGCCGACGCCGTCGAACGCGCCGCGCTCCAGCATCAGGACCTTGCCGCCGCCGACCTCCTCGGCCGGGGTGCCGATCACCTTGACGGTCAGCCCCAGCTCGTCGGCGAGGTCGCGCAGCGCGAGGCCCGCGCCGGTGGACGCGGCGGCGATCACGTTGTGGCCGCAGGCGTGGCCCACCTCGGGGAGGGCGTCGTACTCGGCGCACAGCGCCACGACCAGGTCACCGCTGCCGTACGTGGCGGTGAAGGCCGTCTCCAGGTCCGCCGTGCCGCGCTCCACCTCGAAGCCGGAGCCCTCCAGGAGGTCGGCGACCTTGGCGGCGCTGCGGTGCTCCCGGAACGCCAGCTCGGGCTCGGCGTGGATGCTGTGGGACAGGGCGACCAGCGCGTCGGAGTGGCGCTCGACCGCCGAGCGCGTGCGCTTCTTGAAGTCGGTACCCATTTGCGTCCATCCTGCACCAGCCCCGGCGGGCGTGACGCTCCCCACCTTGATCAACCGGCGGCCGGTCACGGGGGTGCGCCAAACGGTGCGACGAAGTTCGGTCAGACCGATCAAGCGCGCCGGTGCACCTGTCAGGGGACCATATACCGCCCGACTGCTCCCAGCAGATGAGAGATCGGCCTCCCACTGGCTGGGAGGCCCGTGACCTGCGCCGGGCCGCCGGAGTGAGGCCTCAGGCAAACCAGGGCCCCCCGGCGGGGTGACCGACACGCCGTCGTTCGGTGACCGGTTCGACGGCGGGTCGGACGGGCGCGGCCCGCCTCGGGGCCGCGCGCCGGAGGTGGCCGCGACTACGACTTGCGCCGGTCCCACTTGCGCTTGTTGCGCCAGAAGACGCCGCCGAACAGGAGCAGCGCGATCGCGCCGAGCCACAGCTTCCGCTTGGTCTCGCTGCTGACTCCGGGTGACTGGTCGCCCGAGGGCCGGCCGGTCTCGGCGCCGGTCGGCGCGGGGGTCCCGGTCTCGGTCCCACCGGGCGCGGGGGTGTCCCCCGGCTGCTGGAGGCGCGCGTCCACCACCGGGGCGGAGAGCGCGCTGACCTGCGACTCCGGCGTCGCCGCCGCTGTGGCGGGCGTGCCGACAGCGCAGACGACCGCGAAGAGCCACACCGCGAGCACAGAACGCCACATGGTTACTCAGACTAGTCATCGCACCGTCTGGTTACCACTGTCAGTGGTCGCCTGAACCAGTGATTCTCAACGGCGAGTGAATAGTTCCAGGATGCGTTCCGCCGCGAGGGTGGCGGTGAGCCGCCCCTCCCGCACCGCCAGCTCCAGCCCTGGGGCCTCCGCGCGCACGCCGGGATCGGCCCGCAGCCCGCCGAGCACCCGGTCCTCCACCATCGCCCACGCCCACCCGACCTGCTGGTCGCTGCGCCGCCGGACCAGCAGCCCGGCCTCCTCCAGGGTGGCCCGGTGCTTCTCGACCTGCCGCCACACCTCGTCCAGCCCGGTCCCGTCGAGCCCGCTGCAGGTGAGCACCGGCTGGTGCCACGGCGCGTCGTGCGCGCGCAGCAGCCGCAGCGCGCCCGCCAGCTCGCGGGCCGCCTTGCGGGCCTCCAGCGCGTGCTCGCCGTCCGCCTTGTTGACCGCGACCACGTCGGCCAGCTCCAGCACGCCCTTCTTGATGCCCTGGAGCTGGTCGCCGGTGCGGGCCAGGGTGAGCAGCAGCGAGCAGTCCGTCATGTTCGCCACCGCCGTCTCGGACTGCCCGACGCCCACGGTCTCCACCAGCACCACGTCGTACCCGGCCGCCTCCACCAGCACGATCGACTCGCGGGTGGCCTTGGCGACGCCGCCGAGCGTGCCGGAGGTCGGCGACGGCCGGATGAACGCGCGCTGGTCCAGGGAGAGCCGGGCCATGCGGGTCTTGTCGCCGAGGATGCTGCCGCCGGTGCGGGTGGACGACGGGTCGACGGCCAGCACCGCGACCCGGTGGCCGCGCTCGGTGAGCATGGTGCCGAAGGCGTCGATGAACGTGGACTTGCCCACGCCCGGCACCCCGGTGATGCCGACCCGGTGCGCGCCGCCGGAGCGGGGCAGCAGCTCGACCAGCAGCTCCTGCGCCAGCTCGCGGTGGTCCGGCCGGGTGGACTCGACCAGGGTGATGGCGCGGGCGAGCACGGCCCTGCTGCCGCCCAGCACCCCCTCGGCGTACTCGGCCGCGGTGAGCCGCCTAGCCATGCCCGAGCCTGGCCGACAGCTCGCGCAGCAGGTCGGCGGCGGCCTCGGCGATGACCGTGCCGGGCGGGAAGATCGCCGACGCGCCCGCCTCCCGCAGCGCCTCGAAGTCCTGCGGCGGGATCACGCCGCCGACCACGATCATGATGTCGTCCCGGTCGAGCTCGGCCAACGCCTCGCGCAGCGCGGGCACCAGGGTCAGGTGCCCGGCGGCCAGCGAGGACACGCCGACCACGTGCACGTCGGCCTCCACGGCCTGGCGCGCCACCTCGTCCGGGGTCTGGAACAGCGGGCCGACGTCGACGTCGAAGCCGAGGTCGGCGAACGCGGTCGCGATCACCTTCTGGCCCCGGTCGTGCCCGTCCTGCCCCATCTTGGCGACCAGGACGCGCGGGCGGCGGCCCTCCTCCTCGGCGAACGCGGCGACCTGGGCGCGGGTGCCCTCCACGTTGGACACGGCCCCGACCTCCTCGCGGTACACGCCGGTGATGGTCCTGATCTGGGCGGAGTGGCGTCCCCAGACCTTACCGAGGGCCTCCGAGATCTCCCCGACCGTGGCCTTGGCGCGGGCTGCGGAGATGGCCAGCTCCAGCAGGTTCCCCGCCGTGCCGCCGGTGTCCGCGCCCGCCGCGCGGGTGAGCGCGTCCAGCGAGGCGTCCACCTCGGACTGGTCGCGCTCGGCGCGCAGCCGCTCCAGCTTCGCGAGCTGGCTGGCCCGCACGCCCGCGTTGTCGACCTTGAGCACCTCGATCTGCTCGTCCGCGTCCACCAGGTACTTGTTCACGCCGATCACCGGCTGCCTGCCGGAGTCGATGCGCGCCTGGGTGCGGGCGGCGGCCTCCTCGATGCGCAGCTTGGGGATGCCCGCGTCGATCGCGGCGGCCATGCCGCCCGCCGCCTCCACCTCGGTGATGTGCGCCCACGCCCGGTGCGCGAGGTCGTGGGTGAGCCGCTCGACGAACGCGCTGCCGCCCCACGGGTCGATCACCCGCGTGGTGCCGGACTCCTGCTGGATCAGCAGCTGGGTGTTGCGGGCGATCCGGGCGGAGAAGTCGGTGGGCAGCGCCAGCGCCTCGTCCAGGGCGTTGGTGTGCAGCGACTGGGTGTGGCCCTGGGTGGCGGCCATCGCCTCCACGCAGGTGCGGGCGACGTTGTTGAACACGTCCTGCGCGGTCAGCGACCAGCCGGAGGT includes:
- a CDS encoding M20 family metallopeptidase; its protein translation is MGTDFKKRTRSAVERHSDALVALSHSIHAEPELAFREHRSAAKVADLLEGSGFEVERGTADLETAFTATYGSGDLVVALCAEYDALPEVGHACGHNVIAAASTGAGLALRDLADELGLTVKVIGTPAEEVGGGKVLMLERGAFDGVGLAMMVHPAPYEAVAARSLALTDLEVRYTGRPSHAAAAPHRGINAGDALTVAQVAIGLARQHFEPGQMISGVVTRGGAAPNIIPAHTSAVYDLRADDLDSLTGLEERIRNCFRAGAVATGCDHEVVQVSPPYAELTPDQWLADAYRRAATELGRNPMSPEEEQREKIGSTDMGNITRALPSIHPTIAIDCGDAVNHQIEFATACASASADRALLDGALALAWTTIAAASDADQRARLIAGAVGAS
- the meaB gene encoding methylmalonyl Co-A mutase-associated GTPase MeaB; the encoded protein is MARRLTAAEYAEGVLGGSRAVLARAITLVESTRPDHRELAQELLVELLPRSGGAHRVGITGVPGVGKSTFIDAFGTMLTERGHRVAVLAVDPSSTRTGGSILGDKTRMARLSLDQRAFIRPSPTSGTLGGVAKATRESIVLVEAAGYDVVLVETVGVGQSETAVANMTDCSLLLTLARTGDQLQGIKKGVLELADVVAVNKADGEHALEARKAARELAGALRLLRAHDAPWHQPVLTCSGLDGTGLDEVWRQVEKHRATLEEAGLLVRRRSDQQVGWAWAMVEDRVLGGLRADPGVRAEAPGLELAVREGRLTATLAAERILELFTRR
- the scpA gene encoding methylmalonyl-CoA mutase — translated: MIPDFSRVDLGEPTGADDRAGWQAALQDATGKGADALAWETPEGIGVKPVYTAEDLAGLDFLRTYPGVPPYLRGPYPTMYVNQPWTIRQYAGFSTAEESNAFYRRNLAAGQKGLSVAFDLATHRGYDSDHPRVAGDVGMAGVAIDSIYDMRQLFEGIPLDRMSVSMTMNGAVLPVLALYVVAAEEQGVEPAKLAGTIQNDILKEFMVRNTYIYPPRPSMRIISDIFAFTSRSMPKFNSISISGYHMQEAGATADLELAYTLADGVEYLRAGRGAGLDVDAFAPRLSFFWAVGMNFYMEVAKLRAARLLWAKLVKGFEPKSPKSLSLRTHCQTSGWSLTAQDVFNNVARTCVEAMAATQGHTQSLHTNALDEALALPTDFSARIARNTQLLIQQESGTTRVIDPWGGSAFVERLTHDLAHRAWAHITEVEAAGGMAAAIDAGIPKLRIEEAAARTQARIDSGRQPVIGVNKYLVDADEQIEVLKVDNAGVRASQLAKLERLRAERDQSEVDASLDALTRAAGADTGGTAGNLLELAISAARAKATVGEISEALGKVWGRHSAQIRTITGVYREEVGAVSNVEGTRAQVAAFAEEEGRRPRVLVAKMGQDGHDRGQKVIATAFADLGFDVDVGPLFQTPDEVARQAVEADVHVVGVSSLAAGHLTLVPALREALAELDRDDIMIVVGGVIPPQDFEALREAGASAIFPPGTVIAEAAADLLRELSARLGHG